The Streptomyces pactum genome contains a region encoding:
- the rpsK gene encoding 30S ribosomal protein S11 — protein sequence MPPKGRQGAAKKVRRKEKKNVAHGHAHIKSTFNNTIVSITDPTGNVISWASAGHVGFKGSRKSTPFAAQMAAESAARRAQEHGMRKVDVFVKGPGSGRETAIRSLQATGLEVGSIQDVTPTPHNGCRPPKRRRV from the coding sequence ATGCCCCCCAAGGGTCGTCAGGGCGCTGCCAAGAAGGTGCGCCGCAAGGAAAAGAAGAACGTCGCTCACGGCCACGCGCACATCAAGAGCACGTTCAACAACACGATCGTGTCCATCACGGACCCGACCGGCAACGTGATCTCCTGGGCCTCCGCCGGCCACGTCGGCTTCAAGGGCTCCCGGAAGTCCACGCCGTTCGCCGCGCAGATGGCCGCCGAGTCGGCTGCCCGCCGCGCTCAGGAGCACGGCATGCGCAAGGTCGACGTCTTCGTCAAGGGCCCGGGTTCCGGTCGTGAGACCGCCATCCGCTCCCTGCAGGCGACCGGCCTCGAGGTCGGTTCGATCCAGGACGTCACCCCGACGCCGCACAACGGCTGCCGTCCGCCGAAGCGCCGTCGCGTCTGA
- the rpsM gene encoding 30S ribosomal protein S13, with the protein MARVSGVDIPREKRVEIALTYVFGIGRTLSQQTLAATGVDPNTRVRDLSEEQLVAIREYVDNNIKTEGDLRREVQADIRRKVEIGTYQGLRHRRGLPVRGQRTSTNARTRKGPRRAIAGKKKPGKK; encoded by the coding sequence ATGGCACGCGTTTCCGGTGTTGACATCCCGCGCGAAAAGCGCGTGGAGATCGCCCTCACCTACGTGTTCGGCATCGGCCGGACTCTCTCGCAGCAGACGCTCGCTGCCACCGGCGTGGACCCGAACACCCGTGTTCGCGACCTCTCCGAGGAGCAGCTCGTCGCGATCCGCGAGTACGTCGACAACAACATCAAGACCGAGGGTGACCTCCGTCGCGAGGTCCAGGCCGACATCCGCCGCAAGGTCGAGATCGGTACCTACCAGGGTCTCCGTCACCGTCGCGGTCTGCCCGTCCGCGGTCAGCGCACCAGCACGAACGCCCGTACCCGCAAGGGCCCGCGTCGCGCCATCGCCGGCAAGAAGAAGCCGGGCAAGAAGTAG
- the rpmJ gene encoding 50S ribosomal protein L36, whose amino-acid sequence MKVKPSVKKICDKCRVIRRHGRVMVICDNPRHKQRQG is encoded by the coding sequence ATGAAGGTCAAGCCGAGCGTCAAGAAGATCTGCGACAAGTGCAGGGTGATCCGCCGTCACGGTCGGGTCATGGTCATCTGCGACAACCCGCGCCACAAGCAGCGCCAGGGCTGA
- the infA gene encoding translation initiation factor IF-1: MAKKQGAIEIEGTVVESLPNAMFRVELQNGHQVLAHISGKMRMHYIRILPDDRVVVELSPYDLTRGRIVYRYK, encoded by the coding sequence GTGGCCAAGAAGCAAGGTGCCATCGAGATCGAGGGCACTGTCGTCGAGTCTCTTCCGAACGCCATGTTCAGGGTCGAGCTCCAGAACGGCCACCAGGTCCTGGCGCACATCAGCGGCAAGATGCGCATGCACTACATCCGCATCCTCCCTGACGACCGGGTCGTGGTGGAGCTGTCTCCGTACGACCTGACGCGTGGCCGGATCGTCTACCGGTACAAGTAG
- the map gene encoding type I methionyl aminopeptidase, translating into MVQIKSPEQIAKMREAGLVVAAIHAATREAAVPGATTKDLDQVARKVLTEHDAKPNFLGYGGFPATICTSVNEVVVHGIPSDDVVLKDGDVISIDCGAIIDGWHGDAAYTAFVGSGHAPELVELSRVTEESMWAGIAAMKQGNRLVDVSRAIETYIRRQPKPGGGKYGIIEDYGGHGIGTEMHMDPHLLNYVERRRGKGPKLVPGFCLAIEPMVSLGTPRTEVLEDDWTVVTTDGTWSSHWEHSVALTEQGPLVLTAPDGGRAKLAELGITAAPDPLA; encoded by the coding sequence ATGGTGCAGATCAAGAGCCCCGAGCAGATCGCCAAGATGCGTGAGGCGGGGCTGGTCGTCGCCGCCATCCACGCGGCCACACGCGAGGCCGCCGTGCCCGGCGCCACGACCAAGGACCTGGACCAGGTCGCCCGCAAGGTGCTCACGGAGCACGACGCCAAGCCGAACTTCCTGGGCTACGGCGGCTTCCCGGCGACCATCTGCACCTCCGTGAACGAGGTCGTCGTCCACGGCATCCCGTCCGACGACGTCGTCCTCAAGGACGGCGACGTCATCTCCATCGACTGCGGCGCGATCATCGACGGCTGGCACGGCGACGCCGCGTACACCGCCTTCGTGGGCTCCGGACACGCCCCGGAGCTGGTCGAGCTCTCCCGGGTGACCGAGGAGTCGATGTGGGCGGGCATCGCGGCCATGAAGCAGGGCAACCGGCTGGTCGACGTCTCCCGGGCCATCGAGACGTACATCCGCCGCCAGCCCAAGCCCGGCGGCGGCAAGTACGGGATCATCGAGGACTACGGCGGCCACGGCATCGGCACCGAGATGCACATGGACCCGCACCTGCTGAACTACGTCGAGCGGCGGCGCGGCAAGGGCCCCAAGCTGGTCCCCGGCTTCTGCCTGGCCATCGAGCCGATGGTGTCCCTCGGCACGCCGCGCACGGAGGTCCTCGAGGACGACTGGACGGTCGTCACGACCGACGGCACCTGGTCCTCCCACTGGGAGCACTCCGTGGCCCTCACGGAGCAGGGCCCGCTGGTCCTGACGGCCCCCGACGGCGGCAGGGCGAAGCTGGCCGAGCTGGGCATCACGGCGGCGCCGGACCCGCTCGCGTGA